One window of Halonatronomonas betaini genomic DNA carries:
- a CDS encoding DUF1934 domain-containing protein translates to MKYPINLIIENNQKLSHGGKDQLEYHGKGKLYKKNNSIYLRYKEDIQGMEAARITIKIKESEGTVLIRRSGNGIGSFKQNFKAGESCEDFYRHVHGTVELKTFTDKLDCYLEDGAGEINIVYQLFIGGQKVGVNDLRICYQEVK, encoded by the coding sequence ATGAAATATCCTATAAATCTAATAATAGAAAATAATCAAAAATTATCCCATGGTGGCAAAGATCAATTAGAATATCATGGCAAGGGCAAGTTATATAAAAAAAATAACTCTATTTATCTCCGTTATAAAGAAGATATTCAGGGTATGGAGGCTGCTAGGATCACAATTAAGATTAAAGAATCAGAAGGTACTGTTTTAATAAGAAGATCAGGAAATGGAATTGGTAGTTTCAAGCAAAATTTTAAAGCAGGAGAAAGTTGTGAAGACTTTTATCGACATGTTCATGGCACAGTAGAGTTAAAAACTTTTACCGATAAATTAGATTGTTATTTAGAAGATGGAGCAGGAGAGATTAATATAGTTTATCAATTGTTCATTGGCGGTCAAAAAGTCGGAGTAAATGATTTAAGAATATGCTACCAGGAAGTTAAATAG
- a CDS encoding IclR family transcriptional regulator: MKSFNFENKSRDSRKELSDENIAPYLPGRNLVDITGIIKKNKKLITVSRKEMDHLVKLSNEAVYLHLLENKQLVTVDKYESTNYVKLSCETGLPFPLYATAPGKVILAHIDESSLDDYLDEELIAYTINTIVDKDRLKAELKKVKENGCATSYGELEAGVLSISVPVFEKKEIKGAISIAGPEYRVYKRQGEYLTALLESVKKINQKLN; this comes from the coding sequence ATGAAATCTTTCAACTTTGAGAATAAGAGTAGAGATTCCAGGAAAGAATTATCAGATGAGAATATAGCTCCTTATTTACCAGGCAGAAATCTTGTAGATATAACAGGGATAATTAAAAAGAATAAAAAACTAATTACAGTTTCAAGAAAAGAGATGGATCATTTAGTAAAATTATCAAATGAAGCAGTTTATTTGCATTTATTAGAAAATAAACAACTGGTCACTGTTGATAAATATGAATCTACAAACTATGTGAAATTATCATGTGAAACAGGATTGCCATTTCCATTATATGCAACTGCTCCTGGAAAGGTAATTCTTGCCCATATAGATGAATCAAGTTTAGATGATTACCTTGATGAAGAACTTATTGCTTATACTATAAATACAATTGTTGATAAAGATAGGCTGAAAGCTGAATTAAAAAAAGTTAAAGAAAATGGTTGTGCTACAAGTTATGGTGAGCTAGAAGCAGGCGTTCTTTCTATTTCTGTACCTGTTTTTGAAAAGAAAGAAATTAAAGGGGCTATTAGTATAGCTGGTCCAGAATATAGAGTATATAAAAGACAGGGAGAGTACCTGACAGCTTTATTAGAATCAGTAAAGAAAATAAATCAGAAGTTAAACTAA
- a CDS encoding alanine/glycine:cation symporter family protein, whose translation MLDSLLAVNDAINEIVWGPPFLVLLVGTGIYLTFRLNFFQFTHFKLSWKQSFGRYFSKEAEEEGGVLSSFQAISSAMAATLGVGNIAGVSTALSLGGPGAIFWMWVSALFGMATKFAEAQLGIKYREEHGEDDFTGGVMYYIQNGMGGKWKWLAVLYAFFAGIAAFGIGNMVQSNTLAHAAEDGFAIPTWVTGVVVVFFVGLVIIGGVKRIGKVAEKLVPLMAIFYFVGGGLIIILNIGAVPAVFADIFSSAFTGSAAVGGFAGATVRMAVRFGVARGVFSNEAGLGAASIIHAQARNKPTRQGMWGIWEVIIDTLVVGTITALVVLLTGALETGETGAVLASEGFTMGLPGPGGYIINISIIVFAFTTMLTWSFYGEESWRYIFGKKIVMPYRFVFLGLLFVGAIGALEPIWLLADTLNGLMAAPNLIALIVLAGVIVKEKDDYMDELTRSA comes from the coding sequence ATGTTAGATTCATTACTTGCGGTTAATGATGCAATCAACGAGATTGTATGGGGGCCACCTTTTCTTGTTTTACTTGTAGGTACAGGGATTTATCTGACCTTCAGACTTAATTTTTTCCAGTTTACTCATTTTAAATTATCATGGAAACAAAGTTTTGGAAGATACTTCAGTAAAGAAGCAGAAGAAGAGGGTGGAGTATTAAGCTCCTTTCAGGCCATAAGTTCTGCTATGGCAGCAACGCTTGGTGTTGGAAATATAGCCGGTGTTAGTACTGCTCTCTCACTCGGTGGTCCAGGTGCAATCTTCTGGATGTGGGTCTCTGCTTTATTTGGAATGGCCACAAAGTTTGCTGAGGCTCAATTAGGTATTAAATATCGTGAAGAACATGGAGAAGATGATTTTACTGGTGGAGTAATGTATTATATTCAGAATGGTATGGGTGGAAAATGGAAATGGCTGGCCGTACTTTATGCATTCTTTGCTGGAATTGCAGCCTTTGGTATTGGTAATATGGTTCAATCCAATACACTTGCCCATGCAGCTGAAGATGGCTTTGCCATACCAACCTGGGTAACCGGTGTTGTAGTAGTATTTTTTGTTGGTTTAGTTATTATTGGTGGAGTAAAAAGAATTGGTAAAGTAGCAGAAAAATTAGTTCCATTAATGGCTATTTTCTATTTTGTTGGTGGTGGCTTAATTATAATCTTAAATATTGGTGCTGTACCTGCGGTCTTTGCTGATATTTTCTCCAGTGCGTTTACTGGTTCGGCAGCTGTTGGTGGCTTTGCCGGTGCAACAGTCAGGATGGCAGTCCGTTTTGGTGTAGCCCGAGGTGTATTCTCAAACGAAGCCGGACTTGGAGCCGCTTCAATTATACATGCCCAGGCCAGAAACAAACCTACCCGTCAGGGTATGTGGGGTATCTGGGAAGTTATAATTGATACATTAGTCGTTGGTACAATTACTGCACTAGTTGTACTTCTAACAGGCGCGTTGGAAACAGGAGAAACTGGAGCTGTTTTAGCTTCAGAGGGCTTTACAATGGGGCTACCAGGTCCCGGAGGCTATATCATAAATATTAGTATTATAGTCTTTGCCTTTACAACTATGTTAACCTGGAGTTTTTATGGTGAAGAAAGTTGGAGATATATCTTCGGCAAAAAAATTGTAATGCCATATAGATTTGTCTTTTTAGGTTTATTATTTGTTGGTGCAATAGGAGCTTTAGAACCAATCTGGTTATTAGCTGACACATTAAATGGTTTAATGGCAGCTCCAAACTTAATTGCTTTAATAGTCCTTGCTGGTGTAATAGTAAAAGAAAAAGACGATTATATGGATGAACTCACCCGTTCTGCTTAA
- the katG gene encoding catalase/peroxidase HPI encodes MSEEKKCPVTGASSSSAKPGPSNREWWPGKLNLDILHQHSQKSNPMDSDFDYAEEFKKLDLQAVKEDLYELMTDSKDWWPADWGHYGGLFIRMAWHSAGTYRLFDGRGGGGSGNQRFAPLNSWPDNVNLDKARRLLWPIKKKYGRKISWADLLILAGDCALESMGFETIGFGGGREDIWEPEKDAYWGKEDEWMGRERFDENEELEKPLAATQMGLIYVNPEGPDGNPDPEASAKNVRETFERMGMNDEETVALIAGGHTFGKCHGAGDPELVGPEPEAAPLEEQGLGWKNAFKTGKGEHTTSSGIEGAWSPEPIKWNNGYFRVLLEYEYELVKSPAGANQWLAMDVKEEDMIEAAHNPDKKFRPMMTTADLSLKNDPVYEEIAWRFYKNPEEFEEAFAKAWFKLVHRDMGPKSRYLGEDVPEEDFIWQDPLPEQDYEIVNDADIRELKKQILATELSISELVKAAWASASTFRGSDKRGGANGARIRLTPQKNWEVNQPEELNKVLQVLGDIQQKFNKAQSGNKRVSMADLIVLGGSAAIEQAAQAAGYDLEVPFTPGRVDASQEQTEEEFFELIEPEADGFRNYTKAKYTVPAEDMLVDKAQLLTLTAPEMTALVGGFRVLEANYKNSQHGVFTEEPGKLTNDFFVNLLDMSTKWKPSSEDKDIFEGRDRSTGELKWTGTRVDLIFGSDSRLRAISEVYASDDAEEKFVKDFISAWDKVMNADRFDLE; translated from the coding sequence ATGAGTGAAGAAAAGAAATGTCCAGTAACAGGAGCATCAAGCAGTTCAGCTAAACCAGGTCCATCAAATCGGGAATGGTGGCCAGGCAAGTTAAATCTTGATATTCTTCATCAACATAGCCAGAAATCTAATCCAATGGATTCAGACTTTGATTATGCCGAAGAATTCAAGAAGCTTGATTTACAAGCAGTTAAAGAAGACCTATATGAACTAATGACAGATTCTAAAGATTGGTGGCCAGCAGACTGGGGTCATTATGGTGGCTTATTTATTCGGATGGCCTGGCATAGTGCAGGAACTTACCGCCTATTTGATGGCCGTGGTGGTGGAGGATCAGGAAATCAACGGTTTGCTCCGCTTAATAGCTGGCCTGACAATGTTAACTTAGATAAGGCAAGAAGACTGCTCTGGCCAATCAAAAAGAAATATGGCCGGAAAATATCCTGGGCAGATCTCTTAATTCTGGCAGGCGACTGCGCCCTGGAGTCAATGGGTTTTGAAACCATTGGTTTTGGTGGTGGCCGGGAAGATATCTGGGAACCAGAAAAAGATGCCTATTGGGGCAAAGAAGATGAATGGATGGGCAGGGAAAGATTTGATGAAAATGAAGAATTAGAAAAGCCCCTGGCTGCAACCCAGATGGGACTTATATATGTTAATCCAGAAGGGCCTGATGGCAATCCAGATCCTGAAGCTTCAGCTAAAAATGTTAGAGAAACCTTTGAGCGGATGGGCATGAATGATGAAGAGACAGTCGCATTAATCGCAGGTGGCCATACCTTTGGTAAATGCCATGGTGCCGGCGACCCAGAATTAGTGGGTCCAGAACCAGAGGCTGCTCCTCTAGAAGAACAGGGCCTGGGCTGGAAGAATGCATTCAAGACAGGTAAAGGAGAGCATACAACCTCCAGTGGAATAGAAGGTGCCTGGAGTCCAGAACCGATTAAATGGAATAACGGTTATTTTAGAGTCTTATTAGAATACGAATATGAGTTAGTTAAAAGTCCAGCTGGAGCAAACCAGTGGCTTGCCATGGATGTCAAGGAAGAGGATATGATAGAAGCTGCCCATAATCCTGACAAGAAGTTCCGGCCAATGATGACTACAGCAGATTTATCACTAAAGAATGATCCAGTTTATGAAGAGATAGCCTGGAGATTTTATAAAAATCCAGAGGAATTTGAAGAAGCCTTTGCTAAAGCCTGGTTTAAGCTGGTCCATCGTGATATGGGGCCAAAATCCAGATATTTAGGCGAGGATGTTCCAGAAGAAGACTTTATCTGGCAGGATCCACTGCCTGAGCAAGATTACGAAATCGTCAATGATGCAGATATCAGAGAGCTTAAAAAGCAGATCCTGGCAACAGAGCTATCAATCTCCGAGCTCGTCAAAGCTGCCTGGGCTTCAGCCTCGACCTTTAGAGGCTCAGATAAACGGGGTGGAGCAAATGGAGCTAGAATTAGACTTACCCCGCAAAAGAACTGGGAAGTCAATCAACCTGAAGAGTTAAATAAAGTGCTGCAGGTCTTAGGAGACATCCAGCAGAAGTTTAACAAAGCTCAGTCCGGTAATAAGAGAGTTTCAATGGCAGACTTAATAGTCTTAGGTGGCTCTGCTGCAATCGAGCAGGCTGCTCAGGCTGCCGGCTATGACTTAGAAGTTCCCTTTACACCAGGCCGGGTCGATGCCTCACAGGAGCAGACAGAAGAAGAATTCTTTGAATTAATCGAGCCAGAAGCAGATGGATTCCGTAATTATACCAAAGCTAAGTATACTGTACCGGCAGAGGATATGCTAGTGGATAAAGCCCAGCTACTAACCCTGACAGCACCTGAAATGACCGCTTTAGTAGGAGGCTTTAGAGTTTTAGAAGCCAATTACAAAAACTCACAACATGGTGTATTTACAGAAGAACCTGGCAAGTTGACCAATGACTTCTTTGTAAATCTACTTGATATGTCAACTAAATGGAAGCCGTCTTCAGAAGATAAAGATATATTTGAAGGCAGAGATCGTTCAACTGGAGAGCTTAAATGGACAGGAACTAGAGTAGATTTAATTTTTGGTTCTGATTCCAGACTACGGGCCATCTCAGAGGTATATGCATCTGATGATGCCGAAGAAAAATTCGTCAAGGATTTCATCTCAGCCTGGGACAAAGTAATGAATGCTGACCGTTTCGACTTAGAGTAA
- a CDS encoding glycerophosphodiester phosphodiesterase family protein produces MKFVIIILLILFAGFMIFYGGYYLINPDMRGEDILSDHNIPYPAVIAHRGASIVAPESTRPAYEIARETGADYFEADVQMTADGELIIFHDETLERTSNVEEVFPDRINDEIGEFTLEELRQLDYGSWFNEANENYADENYEGLDILTLDELIDIAKAGSHTPGLILETKHPEKYDGIEQEIVNILEERNWLEEEGFEKTIFFSFSLSSLRKFKELVPDKPRLLLITDNRISRRSWNNWLEYSSEIADGLGPKGFMAWPWHIAAAHENKKFVFPYTINYLWQIRTLAHFQASGFITDRPEVVLGFLDRLPELPEFDEVLDAGN; encoded by the coding sequence ATGAAATTCGTTATTATCATTCTATTAATTTTATTTGCCGGTTTCATGATTTTTTACGGTGGTTATTATTTAATTAATCCTGATATGAGAGGTGAAGATATATTATCAGACCATAATATACCTTATCCAGCAGTAATAGCCCATAGAGGGGCGTCAATAGTGGCTCCTGAATCAACCAGGCCTGCATATGAAATAGCTAGAGAAACTGGTGCTGATTATTTTGAAGCTGATGTTCAAATGACAGCAGATGGTGAATTAATAATATTTCATGATGAAACTTTAGAAAGAACCTCAAATGTTGAAGAAGTTTTCCCAGATAGAATTAATGATGAAATCGGAGAATTTACTTTAGAGGAATTAAGACAACTTGATTATGGAAGCTGGTTTAATGAAGCTAACGAAAATTACGCTGATGAAAACTATGAGGGGTTAGATATATTAACCTTAGATGAACTTATTGATATTGCAAAAGCTGGCAGCCATACTCCAGGCTTAATACTGGAAACTAAACATCCAGAAAAGTATGACGGTATTGAGCAAGAAATTGTAAATATTCTTGAAGAAAGAAACTGGCTTGAAGAAGAGGGCTTTGAAAAGACAATTTTCTTTTCATTCTCTTTAAGCAGTTTAAGGAAGTTTAAGGAACTTGTTCCTGATAAACCAAGATTATTATTAATAACTGATAATAGAATTTCAAGACGTAGCTGGAATAATTGGCTTGAATACAGTAGTGAAATAGCCGATGGGCTCGGTCCCAAAGGTTTTATGGCATGGCCATGGCACATTGCAGCAGCCCATGAAAATAAAAAGTTTGTCTTCCCCTATACAATTAATTATTTGTGGCAGATAAGAACATTAGCTCATTTCCAGGCAAGTGGTTTTATTACAGATAGACCAGAAGTTGTATTAGGCTTTCTTGATAGATTGCCAGAGTTACCTGAGTTTGATGAGGTTTTAGATGCTGGAAACTAA
- a CDS encoding 1-aminocyclopropane-1-carboxylate deaminase/D-cysteine desulfhydrase, giving the protein MYTRVPLSDLPTSLERMPEISRIYDNDFYIKRDDLAGPEPGGNKARKLDYILGEVKKENANHLITTGSPFSNHCRLTAMAALKFGLDCTLILTTDQNPSEINYGGNYFIYDLLDVKIKTVPLAKRQEAMQAEYSELKSTGKKPYLIEAGGYGNAGTHGYVEAASELKADINFHPGRFDYLFLASGTGTTQAGLLIGNYLHHMAESIIGISVEADENSGSKKIKNCIDEYCNENNLPADIIKQDVIFIDKYRGKGYGKIDDEVIKVIREIAKKESILLDPVYTGQGFYGMLSFLQNNNIRRKKILFLHTGGLPILFNNSESFK; this is encoded by the coding sequence ATGTATACTAGAGTCCCATTATCAGATCTACCAACTTCATTAGAAAGAATGCCTGAAATTTCAAGAATTTATGATAATGATTTTTATATTAAAAGAGACGATCTTGCCGGGCCAGAACCAGGTGGAAATAAAGCTAGAAAATTAGATTATATTTTAGGGGAAGTTAAAAAAGAAAATGCCAATCACCTTATAACTACTGGCAGTCCATTTTCAAATCATTGTAGATTAACTGCAATGGCAGCATTAAAATTTGGTTTAGATTGTACATTAATTTTAACAACTGATCAAAACCCTTCAGAGATAAATTATGGTGGCAATTATTTTATTTATGATCTTTTAGATGTTAAAATAAAAACTGTGCCATTAGCAAAAAGGCAGGAAGCAATGCAGGCAGAGTATTCTGAGCTTAAATCAACCGGGAAAAAGCCATATCTAATAGAAGCAGGAGGTTATGGTAATGCAGGAACTCATGGTTATGTAGAAGCTGCTTCAGAATTGAAAGCTGATATTAATTTTCATCCTGGTAGATTTGATTATTTATTTTTAGCGTCAGGTACAGGTACGACCCAGGCAGGGCTTCTAATCGGTAATTATCTTCATCATATGGCAGAATCTATTATCGGTATAAGTGTTGAGGCCGATGAAAATTCTGGTAGTAAAAAGATTAAAAATTGTATTGATGAGTATTGCAATGAAAACAATCTGCCGGCAGATATAATAAAACAGGATGTCATATTTATAGATAAGTACAGAGGTAAAGGTTATGGAAAAATAGATGATGAAGTTATTAAGGTTATTAGGGAAATAGCAAAAAAAGAGTCGATACTCCTTGATCCTGTTTATACAGGGCAGGGCTTTTATGGAATGTTATCTTTTTTACAGAATAACAATATAAGACGTAAAAAAATTCTTTTTCTCCATACTGGAGGGTTGCCGATTCTCTTTAACAACTCAGAATCATTTAAGTAA
- a CDS encoding glycerophosphodiester phosphodiesterase family protein — protein MQIILFLVSIILVLNLLQILKALFFPKGKPDYGYFNLIKKPINIGHRGASGHYPENTMLSFNQALQMGAKGFEFDLKITSDNKVLVFHDDNTLRMTGKEININEVEYNKLKELNILNSNGEKIPLLREVLNEFQDIPMIIEIKDIGENTIKSIAEVIKETDSKGQVLLGSFHESTINGLRNELPDVPTVACEREAFLFYILSHFGLAGFLNWDFEGFSIPIKHGKLPVLTPPFIAAAKAKGIGLFIWTINNEKTMKRLIKIGVDGIMTDYPDRMNDISC, from the coding sequence ATGCAGATAATATTATTTTTAGTTAGTATAATTTTAGTCTTGAATCTGTTACAGATTTTAAAAGCTTTATTTTTTCCAAAAGGCAAACCTGATTATGGTTATTTCAATTTAATCAAAAAACCTATTAATATCGGTCATAGAGGGGCTTCTGGTCATTATCCAGAAAACACCATGCTATCATTTAATCAGGCATTACAAATGGGGGCAAAAGGTTTTGAATTTGATTTAAAAATAACATCAGACAATAAAGTTTTAGTTTTCCATGATGATAATACTTTAAGAATGACCGGAAAAGAAATAAATATAAATGAAGTTGAATATAATAAATTAAAAGAGTTAAATATATTAAATTCTAATGGAGAAAAAATTCCTTTATTAAGAGAGGTTTTAAATGAATTCCAAGATATACCTATGATTATTGAGATTAAAGACATAGGGGAAAACACAATTAAAAGTATAGCAGAGGTAATTAAAGAAACAGATAGTAAAGGGCAGGTATTACTCGGGAGTTTTCATGAAAGTACAATTAATGGGTTAAGAAATGAACTTCCAGATGTTCCAACTGTTGCCTGTGAAAGAGAGGCTTTTTTATTTTATATATTATCACATTTTGGTTTAGCTGGTTTTTTAAATTGGGATTTTGAAGGTTTTTCAATACCAATTAAGCATGGAAAACTACCAGTTTTAACTCCCCCTTTTATTGCTGCTGCCAAGGCAAAGGGTATAGGTTTATTTATCTGGACAATTAATAATGAGAAAACAATGAAAAGGTTAATTAAAATTGGAGTAGATGGTATTATGACTGATTATCCGGATAGGATGAATGATATTTCCTGTTAG
- the wrbA gene encoding NAD(P)H:quinone oxidoreductase, protein MTELLIIYYSSYGHVFEMAKAAKDGAKDLEGVNVKLVKVPEFESAKKAMSEQEAYVKAQKEQEEIPEVTKDDLKNADGILWGIPTRFGNMPAQVKQVLDTSGGLWANGDLEDTVTGIFTSSNTLHGGQESTILSSLIPMLHLGMIFVGTPYGQNPELSETEFQGGSPYGPSTVAGPDGSRFPNESELTMVKRLAKRVARVAKGING, encoded by the coding sequence ATGACAGAGTTATTAATTATCTATTACAGTTCTTATGGGCATGTTTTTGAAATGGCAAAGGCTGCTAAAGATGGAGCTAAAGATCTCGAAGGAGTAAATGTTAAGTTAGTTAAAGTCCCTGAATTCGAATCCGCTAAAAAAGCAATGTCTGAACAGGAAGCTTATGTTAAAGCTCAAAAAGAACAAGAAGAAATTCCAGAAGTAACAAAAGATGATCTAAAGAATGCAGATGGTATTTTATGGGGTATACCAACCAGATTTGGTAATATGCCTGCTCAGGTTAAACAGGTACTTGATACATCCGGTGGTTTATGGGCAAATGGCGATTTAGAAGATACAGTAACTGGTATATTTACCAGCAGCAATACACTTCATGGAGGCCAGGAAAGTACCATTCTCTCTTCTTTAATACCTATGCTTCATTTAGGAATGATTTTTGTTGGTACTCCCTATGGCCAGAATCCAGAACTAAGTGAAACTGAATTTCAAGGTGGCTCACCATATGGACCATCTACAGTTGCTGGTCCTGATGGAAGCCGTTTTCCAAATGAATCTGAATTAACTATGGTAAAGAGGCTGGCAAAAAGAGTTGCCCGAGTTGCTAAAGGCATTAATGGTTAA
- a CDS encoding ECF transporter S component yields MNTKKLTRSGLLIALGIIIPYFFHMFGISGRIFLPMHFPPLLGGFLVGPLYGAVIGAVLPILNSMISGIPQMPTMAFMIVELAAFGLVAGILYKKMNLFISLIISMLVGRIIYFILFALFIEFTNPFVYIFGGIASSLPGVIGQLLLIPAIVTVLESKYGKI; encoded by the coding sequence TTGAACACAAAAAAATTAACTAGAAGTGGCTTACTAATTGCATTAGGAATTATAATACCATATTTCTTTCATATGTTTGGAATATCCGGAAGGATATTTTTACCTATGCATTTTCCACCTTTATTAGGTGGCTTTTTGGTTGGACCTTTATATGGTGCAGTAATTGGGGCTGTACTCCCTATCTTAAACTCAATGATATCAGGAATACCTCAGATGCCAACTATGGCCTTTATGATAGTTGAACTGGCAGCTTTCGGATTAGTAGCTGGTATTCTATATAAAAAAATGAATTTATTTATAAGCCTTATCATTTCAATGCTTGTAGGCAGAATAATATATTTTATTTTATTTGCTTTATTTATTGAATTCACTAATCCTTTTGTCTATATTTTCGGGGGAATAGCATCTAGTTTACCTGGTGTTATTGGTCAGTTATTACTTATCCCTGCTATTGTAACTGTTTTAGAGTCTAAATATGGTAAGATATAA
- a CDS encoding LTA synthase family protein, protein MNHFKEMNKKEKIFAISFLLGFLIKYNIIMLHIFSVPSILSIFFRNIAFIMFIIYFIYPIVKKRSGRLIIFIFSIVFSFFFLSNLWYNRHLGNYLSINEMAVGDTYNPIGVVFRHVFNVYDPLFIVDLILMGFTIKITQESGSSLKSKLSYNRMKKIKTGAIVLLSILIILMGQIFITNLAFGGFTPVELYNNSTPGFVNVYGVIPLYTFELLYDYGEDDFEIVENRLPETETKLSDDDKLIDDYSNIIVIQVESLDKKTMDYEYNDKEIVPFVNSLKEDSLYANDFYAQHVNGSFDADFSLLTGMYPVNRQYSFREHDMTQFPSLVNIMNDLGYQTMAFHGNDASFFHRHEAYPELGFDKFYSREDYSMDDREYVIEDNYLGINDYDFLKQSVDFIEEAEEPFFAYLITVTSHTPFTFYPEEFEQEEFEDLNSQLVKDFFNSLYFVDHSLEMFFNELEDRGLKNDTLFVIYSDHEAAIETPEYSSSVNFNVDRNIKEPEHIPLLIKHPDLNAGKIEKTGTITDLPPTILDIMGVNNIPDDFMGYSMLHPEDKPVLFIHEIPQILYQNQLFVNEFDEFIKIGHVENLEQDIELDTETKELLLEKIRYSRDIKQLRRRNE, encoded by the coding sequence ATGAACCATTTTAAAGAAATGAATAAAAAAGAAAAGATATTTGCCATATCATTTTTATTAGGATTTTTGATAAAATATAATATTATTATGCTTCATATATTTAGTGTTCCATCAATTTTAAGTATTTTTTTTAGAAATATAGCCTTTATTATGTTTATTATATATTTTATATATCCTATTGTTAAAAAACGCAGTGGACGATTAATAATATTTATCTTTTCGATTGTATTTAGCTTCTTTTTCCTATCAAATCTCTGGTATAATAGACATCTAGGTAATTATTTGAGCATAAATGAAATGGCAGTTGGAGATACTTATAACCCTATAGGAGTCGTTTTTAGACATGTATTCAATGTATACGACCCTCTTTTCATTGTGGATCTAATTTTAATGGGCTTTACAATTAAAATAACCCAGGAATCAGGCTCTTCTTTAAAATCAAAACTAAGCTATAATAGAATGAAAAAAATTAAAACAGGGGCAATTGTTTTATTAAGTATATTAATCATTTTGATGGGACAAATTTTCATAACAAACCTTGCTTTTGGTGGCTTTACACCTGTAGAATTATATAACAATAGTACTCCTGGTTTTGTTAATGTTTACGGTGTTATACCACTATATACTTTTGAACTACTATATGATTATGGTGAAGACGATTTTGAAATTGTAGAAAATAGACTTCCTGAAACTGAAACTAAACTTTCAGATGATGACAAATTAATTGATGATTATAGTAATATTATTGTTATTCAGGTCGAATCTTTAGATAAAAAGACAATGGATTATGAATATAATGATAAAGAAATAGTACCATTTGTAAATTCATTAAAAGAGGATAGCCTATATGCTAATGATTTTTATGCTCAGCATGTCAATGGTAGCTTTGATGCCGATTTCTCTTTACTTACAGGTATGTATCCTGTTAATCGGCAATATTCATTTAGAGAGCATGATATGACTCAATTCCCTTCATTAGTTAATATTATGAATGATTTAGGTTATCAGACAATGGCTTTTCATGGAAATGATGCTTCCTTCTTTCACAGACATGAGGCTTATCCAGAATTAGGTTTTGATAAATTTTATTCCAGAGAAGATTATTCAATGGATGACAGAGAGTATGTAATTGAAGACAATTATTTAGGTATAAATGATTATGACTTTTTAAAACAATCTGTTGATTTTATAGAAGAAGCAGAAGAACCATTTTTTGCATATCTCATAACTGTTACAAGCCATACTCCTTTCACCTTTTATCCTGAAGAATTTGAACAGGAAGAATTTGAAGATTTAAATAGTCAGCTGGTTAAAGATTTCTTTAACTCCTTATATTTTGTTGATCACTCTTTAGAAATGTTCTTTAATGAATTAGAAGACCGCGGTTTAAAAAATGATACTCTTTTTGTTATATATTCAGATCACGAAGCAGCAATTGAGACACCAGAATACTCATCAAGCGTTAACTTTAATGTGGATAGAAATATTAAAGAACCTGAGCATATACCATTGCTAATTAAACATCCAGATTTAAATGCTGGAAAAATTGAAAAGACTGGAACTATAACTGACCTTCCACCCACTATTCTTGATATAATGGGTGTCAATAATATTCCTGATGATTTTATGGGTTATTCAATGTTACATCCTGAGGATAAACCAGTATTATTCATTCATGAAATTCCTCAAATATTATATCAAAACCAATTATTTGTTAATGAATTTGATGAATTCATCAAAATTGGACATGTTGAAAATCTAGAACAAGATATAGAATTAGATACTGAAACAAAAGAATTATTATTAGAGAAAATTCGATATTCTAGAGATATTAAACAACTTAGAAGGAGAAATGAATAA